One segment of Terriglobia bacterium DNA contains the following:
- a CDS encoding lipase maturation factor family protein yields MLARIRLAEEWLLGPEAPRTHLLPRWIFLRSLGVIYFSAFYSLIFQIKGMIGPNGILPATGYLSDVANYYPSLQRFWFAPTLLWFGAGNHALMLITWIGLIASLAVVFNLWPRLSLTVCLVCFLSFVTAAQDFSGFQSDGMLLEAGFISLFFAPPGLWPGIGTTHAPSRLSLFLLRWEWFRIYFESGVVKLTSGDYSWRHFTAMDDYYQNGPLPTWIGWYVQQLPHWFHAATAFMTLAAELGLVWMLFLPRRFKIICFLIVTPFQIGIILTANYTFLNYLVLVLGFLLLDDGFVRSLLPQRWKNWSRQVSTVLSDTASPSRSAAWLQPVWRGVAAIYLGWIFYATTALLFAMIPYAPPLPLDPARALDPFRIANQYGLFANMTHERYEIEFQGSTDGQKWIPYPFRYKPQDIHKAPGIYAPYQPRFEWDLWFASLGNWRNYPLVVQTEARLLSNEPDVLTLFAGNPFSSAPPQKVRAVIWQYWFTDRATKRRDEAWWRRELLGVHAPMVERTPEGKIVLSQ; encoded by the coding sequence ATGCTCGCTCGTATTCGACTGGCCGAGGAATGGCTGCTGGGGCCGGAAGCCCCGCGTACGCATCTGCTGCCGCGCTGGATATTTCTCCGCTCTCTGGGCGTCATATACTTCTCTGCGTTCTACTCGCTCATATTTCAGATCAAAGGCATGATCGGCCCCAACGGCATCCTGCCTGCCACGGGCTATCTGAGCGACGTGGCAAATTACTATCCAAGTCTGCAACGTTTCTGGTTTGCCCCAACGCTGCTCTGGTTTGGAGCTGGCAATCATGCATTGATGCTGATTACGTGGATCGGCCTGATCGCTTCACTGGCCGTGGTCTTCAACCTCTGGCCTCGCTTGTCCTTGACGGTATGCCTGGTGTGTTTCCTGTCATTCGTTACCGCAGCGCAGGATTTTTCCGGCTTCCAATCGGATGGCATGCTTCTGGAAGCCGGCTTCATCTCTCTATTTTTTGCTCCGCCCGGACTGTGGCCAGGCATCGGCACGACTCACGCTCCTTCGCGCCTCAGCCTGTTTCTCCTTCGCTGGGAGTGGTTCCGCATCTACTTTGAATCTGGCGTCGTCAAGCTCACCAGTGGCGACTATTCCTGGCGTCACTTCACCGCCATGGATGACTACTACCAGAACGGCCCGCTGCCGACCTGGATTGGCTGGTACGTGCAGCAGCTTCCGCATTGGTTCCATGCAGCCACGGCCTTCATGACGCTGGCTGCCGAACTCGGTCTGGTCTGGATGCTCTTCCTTCCTCGCCGCTTCAAGATCATCTGCTTTCTCATTGTCACGCCCTTTCAGATTGGGATTATCTTGACGGCGAATTACACATTCCTGAATTACCTTGTCCTGGTGCTGGGCTTTCTGCTGCTCGACGATGGCTTTGTCCGCTCGCTGCTACCACAACGCTGGAAAAATTGGAGCAGGCAGGTTTCAACGGTGCTATCGGACACAGCCTCGCCATCGCGCTCTGCTGCCTGGCTTCAACCAGTCTGGCGAGGCGTTGCAGCTATCTATCTTGGCTGGATTTTTTACGCGACTACCGCTTTGCTCTTTGCCATGATTCCTTACGCGCCGCCGCTTCCTCTGGACCCTGCACGCGCTCTCGATCCCTTCCGCATCGCCAACCAGTACGGCCTGTTTGCCAACATGACGCATGAGCGTTACGAGATTGAGTTTCAGGGTTCAACCGACGGGCAAAAGTGGATCCCTTATCCTTTCCGCTACAAGCCGCAGGATATCCACAAGGCGCCGGGTATCTACGCTCCTTATCAGCCTCGCTTCGAATGGGACTTGTGGTTTGCCTCGCTCGGCAATTGGCGCAATTATCCCTTGGTGGTGCAGACAGAGGCGCGCTTGTTGAGCAATGAGCCTGATGTCCTTACGCTCTTTGCCGGGAATCCTTTTAGCAGCGCGCCGCCACAAAAGGTGCGCGCCGTGATTTGGCAATACTGGTTCACTGACCGCGCTACCAAACGCAGAGATGAAGCATGGTGGCGACGTGAATTGCTAGGAGTCCATGCGCCCATGGTGGAGCGAACGCCGGAGGGCAAGATTGTGTTGAGCCAGTGA
- a CDS encoding class I SAM-dependent methyltransferase, which translates to MSFSNVYDDTRRAEAYARLEFPGTYYLAYRDLPAIIAEHVTGRKALDFGCGAGRSTRFLKNLGFETVGLDVSASMIHLAGKADPAGKYLLVNDGNFSALEHCSFDLILSAFAFDNIPGVPRRCELLRGLRRLLNNEGRIILLGSRPDIYKHEWASFTTKDFPENRLAQGGDPVRIVMKDVEDHRPVVDLAWFHEDYLKLFAASELDLVAHHAPLGHKNEPCEWLTETSIAPWVIYVLKKKN; encoded by the coding sequence GTGTCATTTTCCAATGTGTATGACGACACCAGGAGAGCGGAAGCGTATGCGAGACTCGAGTTCCCCGGCACCTACTACCTGGCCTACCGCGATTTACCAGCGATCATCGCCGAGCACGTAACCGGACGCAAAGCACTTGATTTCGGCTGCGGCGCCGGACGTTCCACGCGCTTCCTGAAAAACCTCGGTTTTGAAACGGTCGGCCTCGACGTATCGGCCAGCATGATCCATCTAGCTGGAAAAGCCGATCCGGCAGGAAAGTATCTACTGGTCAACGACGGCAACTTCAGCGCACTCGAGCATTGCAGTTTCGATCTGATTCTATCTGCATTCGCTTTTGATAACATCCCGGGTGTGCCCAGGCGGTGTGAATTGCTCCGCGGCCTGCGGCGTCTGCTGAATAATGAAGGACGGATTATCCTGCTCGGCTCCAGACCTGATATCTACAAGCATGAGTGGGCATCGTTCACGACAAAGGATTTTCCCGAGAATCGCCTCGCGCAAGGCGGAGACCCGGTTAGGATCGTGATGAAGGACGTCGAGGACCATCGTCCCGTGGTAGACCTCGCCTGGTTCCATGAAGACTACCTGAAACTCTTTGCTGCATCCGAGCTCGACCTCGTCGCGCACCACGCACCCCTTGGACACAAAAATGAGCCCTGCGAGTGGCTGACTGAGACTTCAATTGCCCCGTGGGTCATCTACGTCTTGAAAAAGAAGAATTAA
- a CDS encoding DUF3488 and transglutaminase-like domain-containing protein, translated as MPKRFEAKRQNKGLRWVIGARIALCSALKFGDNKAVSTRSLNFTAMKAVPGSGSAERFFQWSLYILVVVGFTALMGTNKLDAPSLALVLPALLLRGYLLLMRKTLVISERWTTFLTLIYFAFYAADYFYFSESFISATVHMVLFSMVIKIFSVRRDRDLMYLAVLSFLMLLAAAVLTVDTLFLLTFSVFILVAIATFVSMEMRRSEQETLAAGVPPHHDAKFYGSLAGISGFLGLLTLAGAALFFFILPRVSSSGYLRNLGVQSSLVAGFSPEVNLGGIGQIQQSSNVVMHIEVQFGKLSSNPHWRGITLANFDGRHWWNPLEIPTQHGLNNTPLDLTRISNFSFYSERRRSAPHLQTLTYRVVMEPVGLNLFFLAPVPLKINGDYRILEIKSDGSIFNAHAADNGSGTADEGGQTVGIYSAEADTRDPEPLVLDSNSTDYPAHVANLYLQVPNLDPRIARLARQVTASSASNYMRAKDIERYLQSNYGYTLQLPGLREPDPLARFLFERKKGHCEYFATSMVMMLRTLGIPARIVNGFRGGEYNDLTNSYIVREKDAHSWVEVYFPEYGWVSFDPTPAGSADEPQTGWSRVGLYLDAARQIWREWIVNYDFTHQMKLRSDLSTATGNAQSSFRAWAERRYFRIVEVISRWQRKLQDLSPRQMALCCVLLGLLLALPFAPMTWRTIQRTRALRHPQKAPRTSASFWYQRMLKMMARRGVRKEQSQTAEEFASSIPDPRIRRDVELFTEHYERARFDASVEDAQLLPELYEEIAGKK; from the coding sequence ATGCCGAAGCGGTTTGAAGCGAAGCGACAAAATAAAGGGTTACGTTGGGTCATCGGCGCGCGGATTGCGCTTTGCTCCGCCCTGAAATTCGGCGACAATAAAGCAGTGTCCACGCGCAGTCTCAACTTCACAGCAATGAAGGCCGTTCCCGGTTCGGGCAGCGCTGAGCGTTTCTTTCAGTGGTCGCTTTACATCCTTGTAGTCGTCGGCTTCACCGCGCTCATGGGGACCAACAAGCTGGATGCGCCTTCCCTTGCGCTGGTGCTGCCCGCGCTGCTTTTGCGCGGCTATCTCCTCCTGATGCGCAAGACCCTGGTCATCTCTGAGCGCTGGACTACCTTCCTGACCTTGATTTATTTCGCCTTTTACGCGGCGGACTATTTTTATTTTTCAGAAAGCTTTATCAGCGCCACGGTGCACATGGTGCTGTTCAGCATGGTCATCAAGATTTTTTCCGTGCGGCGTGACCGCGATCTTATGTACCTGGCCGTGCTCTCATTCCTTATGTTGCTGGCGGCCGCGGTCCTGACCGTGGATACGCTCTTCCTGCTCACTTTTTCCGTATTTATCCTGGTGGCAATCGCCACTTTTGTCAGCATGGAGATGCGGCGCTCAGAGCAGGAAACGCTGGCTGCCGGCGTTCCGCCCCATCACGATGCAAAGTTTTACGGCTCGCTGGCTGGGATCTCCGGCTTTCTCGGATTACTGACCCTGGCCGGCGCTGCGCTGTTTTTCTTCATCCTGCCGCGCGTAAGTAGCAGCGGATATCTGCGCAATCTTGGCGTACAAAGCTCCCTGGTCGCTGGATTCAGTCCGGAAGTAAATCTTGGTGGTATCGGCCAGATCCAGCAATCCAGCAACGTTGTGATGCATATTGAAGTCCAGTTCGGAAAACTCTCCAGCAACCCGCACTGGCGCGGCATTACCCTGGCAAATTTTGATGGACGGCACTGGTGGAACCCGCTGGAAATTCCAACGCAGCATGGCCTGAACAACACTCCGCTGGACCTCACTCGCATCAGCAATTTTTCTTTTTATTCTGAAAGGCGGCGCTCCGCACCTCATTTACAAACGCTTACCTATCGCGTGGTAATGGAACCGGTGGGCCTGAACCTTTTCTTTCTGGCGCCAGTCCCGCTCAAGATTAATGGCGACTACCGGATTCTGGAGATTAAGTCAGACGGATCCATATTCAATGCTCATGCCGCTGATAACGGCTCCGGGACAGCGGATGAAGGCGGACAGACCGTCGGCATCTACTCCGCGGAAGCCGATACGCGCGACCCTGAGCCTCTCGTTCTTGATTCCAACTCCACGGACTATCCCGCGCACGTGGCGAATCTATATTTACAGGTGCCAAACCTTGATCCGCGTATTGCGAGACTGGCGCGGCAGGTGACTGCCTCCTCGGCTTCGAACTACATGCGCGCCAAGGATATTGAGCGCTACCTGCAAAGCAATTACGGCTACACACTGCAATTGCCGGGATTGCGTGAGCCTGATCCGCTTGCCCGCTTTCTTTTCGAGCGCAAGAAAGGCCACTGTGAATATTTTGCTACCTCCATGGTCATGATGCTGCGCACGCTAGGCATACCAGCCCGCATCGTCAATGGTTTTCGCGGCGGCGAATATAACGACCTCACCAATAGCTACATTGTTCGCGAAAAGGACGCACACTCATGGGTAGAGGTCTATTTCCCGGAGTATGGCTGGGTCTCATTTGATCCCACTCCGGCGGGCAGCGCTGATGAGCCACAAACAGGCTGGTCACGAGTAGGCTTATACCTTGATGCGGCGCGGCAGATATGGCGCGAGTGGATCGTGAACTATGATTTCACTCATCAGATGAAATTGCGCTCAGACCTGAGCACAGCCACAGGCAACGCTCAATCTAGTTTCAGGGCATGGGCTGAACGCCGATATTTCCGTATAGTGGAAGTCATCAGTCGCTGGCAGCGAAAGCTGCAAGATCTTTCGCCCCGGCAGATGGCGCTCTGTTGTGTGCTTCTCGGTTTACTCCTGGCCTTGCCGTTTGCGCCGATGACGTGGCGCACGATCCAGCGCACGCGCGCCCTCAGGCATCCGCAAAAAGCTCCGCGCACCTCCGCCAGCTTCTGGTATCAGCGCATGCTCAAAATGATGGCCCGTCGCGGCGTACGAAAAGAACAATCGCAAACTGCTGAGGAGTTTGCCTCTTCCATTCCCGATCCGCGAATACGCCGCGATGTTGAGCTTTTCACAGAACACTATGAGCGCGCGCGCTTTGACGCATCGGTGGAAGACGCTCAACTGCTTCCCGAACTCTACGAAGAAATCGCCGGAAAGAAATAG
- a CDS encoding ketoacyl-ACP synthase III: MANLVRAKISALGTYVPPRLLTNTDLEKMVETSNEWIVERTGIRQRHIVDKGVATSDLAIAAANKALKERGIPATEIEAIFVGTVTPDMLFPATACIVQDKIGAKGAWGYDISAACSGFVYSLQTAVKFVESSAHKRVLAIGADVMTSIINYQDRATCIIFGDGAGAVLVEPATDDNYVIDFIHEVDGSGACSLFMPGGGSRNPTTHETVDKKMHYVHQDGQAVFKYAVRKMAEASETVLSRNGFKGSDVALFVPHQANKRIIMSAADRLGLKEDRIIINIDEFGNTTAGTIPLALESARQQGRLKKGDLVLIAAVGAGFTVGATLLRWAC; this comes from the coding sequence TTGGCCAACCTTGTCCGCGCGAAAATCTCAGCCCTCGGAACTTATGTCCCACCGCGCCTTCTGACGAATACCGACCTGGAAAAAATGGTCGAGACCTCCAACGAATGGATTGTCGAGCGCACCGGAATCCGGCAACGGCACATTGTGGATAAAGGTGTGGCCACGTCCGACCTGGCGATTGCAGCTGCCAACAAAGCCCTGAAGGAGCGTGGCATTCCCGCCACCGAGATCGAGGCAATCTTTGTGGGTACAGTTACGCCGGACATGCTTTTCCCGGCAACAGCTTGCATTGTCCAGGACAAGATTGGCGCGAAGGGCGCCTGGGGTTATGACATCTCAGCGGCCTGTTCCGGCTTTGTGTACTCCTTGCAGACGGCGGTGAAATTTGTGGAGTCCAGCGCGCATAAGCGGGTGCTGGCAATTGGCGCCGACGTGATGACCTCGATCATTAATTATCAGGATCGCGCCACCTGCATCATCTTTGGCGACGGCGCGGGTGCGGTCCTGGTGGAGCCTGCGACAGACGACAATTATGTGATCGACTTTATTCATGAGGTGGATGGTTCCGGCGCATGTTCACTGTTCATGCCCGGAGGAGGCAGCCGCAATCCCACCACCCATGAAACAGTGGATAAAAAGATGCATTACGTCCATCAGGACGGGCAGGCGGTGTTCAAATACGCTGTGCGCAAAATGGCGGAAGCCTCTGAGACCGTCCTTTCGCGCAATGGATTCAAAGGCAGCGACGTGGCGCTGTTCGTGCCGCATCAGGCTAACAAGAGAATTATTATGTCTGCCGCGGACAGGCTGGGACTGAAGGAAGACCGCATCATCATCAACATTGATGAGTTTGGCAACACGACTGCCGGGACTATTCCGCTGGCACTGGAAAGCGCTCGCCAGCAAGGACGGCTGAAGAAAGGCGACCTGGTGCTGATTGCGGCCGTGGGCGCAGGATTTACCGTTGGTGCGACTTTGTTGCGGTGGGCTTGCTAG
- a CDS encoding aspartate ammonia-lyase has translation MAQQFRQEKDSIGIKEIPADVYYGVQTARAVENYPISGMRANPTLIRAIGMVKYAAAQANKELSLVDDKRADAIMQAAKEVIDGKWDASFVVDVFQAGAGVSFHMNSNEVIANRATELMGGKLGEYTVHPNDHVNYGQSTNDVFPTSMRVATLLELEKLYPVLDVLAAAFEAKGKEFHGIMKSGRTHMQDAVPIRLGQEFAAYGVAMRKAIDDIRHAGDSLRELGLGGSAVGTGINTHPDYRAKAVANLAKISGQKLTPAADMRWAMQSNACMAQVSSSLRNLALEVIRISNDLRLISSGPNTGFAEINLPGLQPGSSIMPGKINPVMPELAAMVSFQVVGNDTAVAMAVQGGQLELNVMMPTMAYNVLQSISILTNMLRVFTEKCVKGLTANEKRNAFYAQSTVSLATALNPYIGYAKAAEIVKESVATGRSIIDIARDKKLLTEKEIEEILDPVSMTEPQYPKDAAKRRDDITGKK, from the coding sequence ATGGCCCAGCAATTTCGCCAGGAAAAAGACTCTATCGGCATCAAGGAAATTCCCGCCGACGTTTATTACGGCGTCCAAACCGCGCGCGCCGTGGAAAACTACCCGATCTCCGGCATGCGCGCCAATCCCACATTGATTCGCGCCATTGGGATGGTGAAGTACGCCGCTGCACAGGCCAACAAAGAGCTCAGCCTGGTTGACGACAAACGTGCTGACGCAATCATGCAGGCGGCCAAAGAAGTTATTGACGGCAAGTGGGACGCTTCGTTTGTGGTCGATGTGTTTCAGGCCGGCGCCGGCGTGAGCTTCCATATGAATTCGAACGAAGTCATCGCCAACCGCGCGACGGAGCTCATGGGCGGCAAGCTGGGCGAGTACACCGTCCATCCCAATGACCACGTGAATTACGGCCAGTCCACCAATGACGTTTTCCCTACGTCGATGCGCGTGGCTACTCTGCTGGAATTGGAAAAACTCTATCCCGTTCTCGACGTGCTGGCAGCGGCCTTTGAGGCCAAGGGTAAAGAATTTCACGGGATTATGAAGTCGGGCCGTACGCACATGCAGGATGCTGTTCCGATTCGTCTGGGCCAGGAGTTTGCCGCCTATGGGGTAGCCATGCGCAAAGCCATCGACGATATTCGCCACGCCGGTGATTCGTTGCGTGAGCTGGGGCTCGGCGGCTCCGCCGTTGGCACCGGCATCAACACGCATCCTGACTATCGCGCCAAAGCTGTCGCCAACCTGGCAAAAATCTCCGGCCAAAAACTCACGCCTGCTGCCGACATGCGCTGGGCTATGCAATCCAACGCGTGTATGGCGCAGGTGTCGTCGTCGCTACGCAATCTTGCGCTGGAGGTGATTCGCATCTCGAATGATCTGCGGCTCATCTCTTCGGGGCCAAACACTGGATTTGCTGAGATAAATCTGCCTGGGCTTCAGCCAGGCTCTTCCATCATGCCGGGCAAAATCAATCCGGTAATGCCCGAACTGGCAGCGATGGTTTCGTTCCAGGTAGTCGGCAATGACACGGCTGTTGCCATGGCGGTTCAGGGAGGCCAGCTCGAACTGAACGTAATGATGCCAACCATGGCCTACAACGTCCTGCAGTCCATTTCCATTCTCACCAACATGCTGCGCGTCTTTACCGAAAAATGCGTGAAGGGCCTTACCGCCAATGAAAAGCGCAATGCCTTTTACGCCCAGAGCACCGTCTCGCTGGCGACGGCATTGAACCCCTACATCGGCTATGCCAAGGCGGCAGAAATTGTGAAGGAGTCGGTTGCTACCGGACGCTCAATCATCGACATTGCCCGTGACAAAAAGCTGTTGACGGAAAAAGAGATTGAAGAAATTCTCGATCCCGTGAGCATGACCGAGCCGCAGTATCCAAAAGACGCAGCAAAGAGACGGGACGACATTACGGGGAAGAAATAA
- a CDS encoding ribonuclease E inhibitor RraB, translating into MFEGILSFLTPSPKRSQADEKLDEALSSATQLDHYFFFADQGDADRAAQRLQEREWTIESVSLNAEVEKVQLQARQPGPIENLSALQTELDLFADEFNGEYDGWQVPGVTEHL; encoded by the coding sequence ATGTTTGAAGGCATCCTGTCTTTTCTCACTCCAAGCCCCAAGCGTTCTCAGGCCGACGAGAAGCTGGACGAAGCACTCAGCAGTGCCACGCAGCTTGACCATTATTTCTTTTTCGCTGACCAGGGTGATGCCGACCGTGCCGCACAGCGTTTACAAGAGCGCGAATGGACGATTGAGTCGGTCAGCCTGAATGCCGAGGTGGAGAAAGTTCAGCTACAAGCGCGGCAACCGGGCCCAATTGAAAACCTGAGCGCATTGCAGACTGAGCTTGACCTGTTTGCCGATGAATTCAACGGCGAATACGACGGCTGGCAGGTCCCCGGCGTCACAGAGCATCTTTAG
- a CDS encoding cystathionine beta-lyase, protein MDNEKDAKREVADKDWKTKLIHSDATVPEGFRALATPVYRGSTVLFDEAAAASDRWNQHEVGYTYGLYGTPTTLELAAKICELEKGFRTFITPGGQAAISLIHLSLLKSGDHVLLPESIYGPNRMFSNGVLRRFGVEVSYYPPGAGAGIRSEFKPNTRLVWCESPGSITMEVQDLPAIAQAAHEHGALAVLDNTWAAGIYLDAFAVGMDVTMQALTKYVGGHSDLLLGSVTIRPEQMDSQVASRNGNAKMSAREIYELLGETHQVLGCAASPDDCSLALRGMKTMAVRLKAVEQNALGLAQWLSTRPEVETVLHPALPSCPGHELWKRDFTGATGLFSVVFKPQYSKDQVLAFTDALRLFKIGYSWGGVTSLAMTYDLQSPKRPAYGNRLVRLYTGLEAIEDLIADVEQALERLTTD, encoded by the coding sequence ATGGACAACGAGAAAGACGCAAAGAGGGAAGTGGCGGACAAAGACTGGAAGACCAAACTCATACATTCTGACGCCACCGTGCCTGAGGGTTTTCGCGCGCTGGCGACGCCGGTCTATCGCGGATCGACGGTCCTTTTTGATGAGGCGGCAGCGGCCAGCGATCGCTGGAACCAGCATGAGGTCGGCTATACGTATGGACTTTATGGCACGCCCACCACGCTGGAACTGGCGGCCAAAATCTGCGAACTGGAAAAAGGTTTTCGCACGTTTATCACTCCCGGTGGACAGGCGGCCATCTCGCTCATCCACCTGTCGCTGCTGAAGAGTGGCGATCATGTGCTGCTGCCGGAAAGCATTTACGGGCCAAACAGGATGTTTTCCAACGGAGTGCTGCGGCGCTTTGGTGTTGAGGTAAGTTATTATCCGCCGGGCGCGGGCGCCGGCATCCGCTCGGAGTTCAAGCCCAATACGCGCCTGGTATGGTGTGAGAGTCCGGGATCCATCACCATGGAAGTGCAGGACCTGCCCGCTATAGCGCAGGCCGCGCATGAGCACGGCGCGCTGGCCGTGCTGGATAACACCTGGGCCGCGGGCATTTACCTTGATGCGTTTGCAGTGGGCATGGACGTGACCATGCAGGCGCTGACCAAATATGTTGGCGGACACAGTGATCTGTTGCTGGGATCTGTCACGATCCGACCGGAGCAGATGGATTCGCAAGTAGCTTCGCGCAATGGGAATGCGAAGATGTCTGCGCGGGAAATTTATGAACTCCTGGGTGAGACGCACCAGGTACTCGGTTGCGCCGCTTCGCCCGATGATTGCAGCCTGGCGCTGCGCGGCATGAAGACCATGGCCGTGCGGCTGAAGGCCGTCGAGCAAAATGCACTGGGGCTGGCGCAGTGGCTGAGCACACGTCCTGAAGTTGAAACCGTCCTGCATCCTGCATTGCCTTCCTGTCCCGGACATGAGCTCTGGAAGCGTGACTTCACCGGCGCGACGGGACTGTTTTCCGTGGTGTTCAAACCGCAATACAGCAAAGATCAGGTGCTGGCGTTCACTGACGCGCTGCGGTTGTTCAAGATCGGCTATAGCTGGGGTGGCGTTACCAGCCTCGCCATGACGTACGATCTCCAGTCACCCAAGCGCCCTGCGTACGGAAACCGCCTGGTGCGGCTATATACGGGGCTGGAGGCGATTGAAGATCTGATCGCTGACGTGGAACAAGCGCTGGAGAGACTTACCACTGATTAA
- a CDS encoding YpdA family putative bacillithiol disulfide reductase: protein MEHKGDHFDVLVIGAGPTGMACAIEAQRAGFTSVMVDKGCLVNSLFHYPANMVFFTTPELLEIGDIPFTTANQKPNRSEALEYYRNVAQHYRLDVRQYQRVASVTGYDGAFKVVTQDLHGHDHEYVARKIVVATGYYDRPNYMGIPGEDLPKVMHYYKDPHPYFDMDVLVIGAKNSASIAALELWRRGSRVTMVHRGPEIHRNVKYWIKPDIENRIKNGEVAAYFNSCVLEIRPEEVRLKTPEGERVLKNDFVFALTGYHPDYEFLESLGIELTRPEMKPVCDLQTFESNVPGIYVAGCVVSGSKTSEIFIENGRFHGKQIADDLKTKLQVARVK, encoded by the coding sequence ATGGAACACAAGGGCGACCACTTTGACGTGCTGGTGATTGGCGCCGGCCCCACGGGCATGGCGTGTGCCATTGAGGCGCAGCGCGCCGGTTTTACTTCAGTAATGGTGGACAAGGGCTGCCTGGTGAACTCGCTGTTTCACTATCCGGCGAACATGGTTTTCTTTACCACGCCGGAGCTGCTGGAGATTGGCGACATCCCGTTTACCACAGCCAACCAGAAGCCCAACCGCTCCGAGGCGCTGGAGTATTACCGCAACGTGGCGCAGCATTATCGACTGGACGTTCGGCAATACCAGCGCGTGGCGAGTGTGACCGGCTATGACGGTGCTTTCAAAGTCGTGACGCAGGACCTGCACGGCCACGATCACGAATATGTGGCGCGCAAAATTGTGGTGGCCACGGGATATTACGACCGTCCGAACTATATGGGCATTCCCGGCGAGGACCTGCCCAAGGTGATGCACTACTACAAAGATCCGCATCCGTATTTTGATATGGACGTTCTCGTGATTGGGGCAAAGAATTCCGCGTCCATTGCGGCGCTGGAGCTGTGGAGGCGCGGCTCGCGCGTGACGATGGTGCATCGCGGGCCGGAGATTCATCGCAACGTGAAGTACTGGATCAAGCCAGACATTGAAAATCGAATCAAGAACGGCGAGGTGGCGGCGTACTTTAACAGCTGCGTGCTGGAGATTAGGCCGGAAGAGGTGCGCCTGAAGACGCCTGAGGGCGAGCGCGTGCTGAAAAACGATTTTGTGTTTGCGCTGACGGGTTACCATCCGGATTACGAATTTCTGGAGAGCCTGGGGATTGAGTTGACACGCCCGGAGATGAAGCCGGTGTGCGACTTGCAGACATTTGAAAGCAATGTGCCGGGAATTTATGTTGCGGGATGCGTTGTGTCGGGTTCCAAAACGAGTGAGATATTCATTGAGAACGGACGCTTTCACGGCAAGCAGATTGCCGACGACCTGAAGACAAAGTTGCAAGTGGCCAGGGTGAAGTAA